The genomic DNA GTGCAGGATCCGCAGCGGGCGTTCCGGCACCGCGGCGCTCCCGAACGGGCCGAAGCCGTGCGGCGCGACGGAATCCGGGTCGGCCGCCCCGAGGACCCGCATCGCCGCCGCGAGATCCTCGACGGTGCGCGCCATCGGCCCGACCACCTCGAGGTCGAGCATGATGGGCGGCAGCCCGCCGGTCCGCGGCACCCGGCTGGCGGTGGGTTTCAGGCCGACGAGGCCGGTATGGGAGGCGGGGCGGCGGATCGAGCCGCCCGCGTCGGTTCCGAGTGCCAGGGGGCCGATCCCGGAGGCCACCGCCGCCACGGCGCCGCCGCTGGAGCCCCCCGGCGTCAGCGCCGGATCCCACGGGTTCCGGGTGACGCCGTGAACCGGGTTGCCGGTGTAGCCCTGGACGGTCAGCTCGGGGACGTTGGTCTTGCCCAGGATCACCGCCCCGGCCGCGCGCAGGCGCGCCACCGGCGTCTCGTCGCGGTCGACGGCCTGCCCGGCCCCCTCCCCCGCGTAGAGCCGGCTGCCCCAGCCGGTCGCGAACCCGGCGACGTTCAGGCTGTCCTTGACGGTCAGCGGCACGCCGTCGAGGGGCCCGAGCGGCCGCCCCGCCCGCCACCGCGCGGCGCTCGCCGCGGCGGCGCGCTCCGCGCCCTCGGGATCGACGGCGACGAGGGCGTTGAGCGTCGGATTCACGGCCTCGGCCCGCTCCAGGCAGGCGCGGGCGGCCGCGACCGGGCTCGCCGTCCCGGCCGCGTAGCGGCGGCCCAGGGCGGCGGCCGAGAGGGTCCAGAGCGGGCCGTCCGCGTCGATCCGGGTCATGACTCCTCCTCGCGATGGGCGATCCAGCGGGCGAGCGGCCCGGCGAGGCCCGTGGCCGGCTTCGCGGGCGGCCGGGCGAAGCGGCCGGCCCGCGGCGGGCGCGTCCCGAGCCGCACCAGGGCCTGCGCCTGACCCAGGGCGGCCGCCAGCGGGTCGACGAGCGGCACCGGCACCGCGTCCCGCAGGACCGTGGCGAGGCCGGCGAGCGGCGCGCCGGCCAGGATCACGACGTCGGCCCCCTCCCCCACCGCCCGCTCGGCCAGGGCCAGGATCTCGGGCCGCAACTCGTCCTGCACGTCCGTCACGGCCTGGAACGGCCGGCGCACCGCGTGGAGGCCGGCGCAGCGCGCCGACAGCCCGGCCAGCGCCACCGCGTCCTCGTACCAGGGCAGCAGGGCCGGCGCGAAGGTGACGACCGCGAACCGCGCCCCGAGCTGGCAGGCGGTCAGCATCGCGGCCTCGGCCATGCCGACGACCGGCAGGTCGAACAGCTCCCGCGCGGCGACCAGCCCGGGATCGCCATAGGCGGCGATCACCGCGGCGTCGTGGCCGGAATGGTGAGCGGCGAGCGTCTCCAGCACCGCCGCCCCGGCGAGCTGCGCCTCGGCCCGGCTCGCGATGTAGGGCAGGCCGGACGTGGCGGTGAGCGCGGTGATGTGCGCGTCGGGGGCGAGCGCCGCCTCGGCGGCCCGCGCCATGCGCGCGGTCATCGCCGCCGAGGTGTTGGGGTTGAGGAGCAGGATCCGCATGCGAGGGCTCCGGGCGCTTCAGCCCGCCATCCGGCGGGACAGGCCTGCGGCGCGCTCCATCACGGCGGCGAGCACCACGGTCACGAGGATCAGCAGGCTGGAGGCCGCCGCCACCGTGACGTCGAGGCGGCCCTCCAGGTCCTGCCACATGCGGATCGGCAGCATGTCGGTGGCGGCGTCGCGCAGGAACAGCGAGACCGGGACGTTGTCGAAGCTCGCCATGAAGGCGATGAAGCCGCCGGCCAGGATCCCGGGCCGGATCAGCGGCAGGGTCACCCGGCGGAACGTGTAGAGGCGCGAGGCGCCGAGCGAGGTCGAGCTCTCGAGGAGCACCGGGTCCATCTGCGACAGGGCCGCCACGGTGGTGCGGACCACGTAGGGCACGCAGACCACGGTGTGGCCGAGCACGAGGGTCA from Methylobacterium oryzae includes the following:
- a CDS encoding aspartate/glutamate racemase family protein, which translates into the protein MRILLLNPNTSAAMTARMARAAEAALAPDAHITALTATSGLPYIASRAEAQLAGAAVLETLAAHHSGHDAAVIAAYGDPGLVAARELFDLPVVGMAEAAMLTACQLGARFAVVTFAPALLPWYEDAVALAGLSARCAGLHAVRRPFQAVTDVQDELRPEILALAERAVGEGADVVILAGAPLAGLATVLRDAVPVPLVDPLAAALGQAQALVRLGTRPPRAGRFARPPAKPATGLAGPLARWIAHREEES
- a CDS encoding amidase — its product is MTRIDADGPLWTLSAAALGRRYAAGTASPVAAARACLERAEAVNPTLNALVAVDPEGAERAAAASAARWRAGRPLGPLDGVPLTVKDSLNVAGFATGWGSRLYAGEGAGQAVDRDETPVARLRAAGAVILGKTNVPELTVQGYTGNPVHGVTRNPWDPALTPGGSSGGAVAAVASGIGPLALGTDAGGSIRRPASHTGLVGLKPTASRVPRTGGLPPIMLDLEVVGPMARTVEDLAAAMRVLGAADPDSVAPHGFGPFGSAAVPERPLRILHVPAFGTAPVDPEIADSVAEAAGCLAGLGHRVETGRFDAATAITEAWPVLGQAGIAWLMRAHPGGLDALGPDIRALAEAGAALSAADLFAVQRMALALRRDLAALFADHDLLMTPAAAALPWPAEDTHPPRIAGVPVGPRGSATFTGFVNAAGCPGISIPCRPSGAGLPIGFQLVAPWGGDEALVAMAAAYEAAHPWRMVWEDAAP